From the Caloenas nicobarica isolate bCalNic1 chromosome 2, bCalNic1.hap1, whole genome shotgun sequence genome, the window TATTATAAGGATGGTTTTAACTCTTATGTTTCCTAACTTTGGATGACATGTCTTtaattcttaatatttttttcaaacactgaTATTTATGTCTGGAGAGTAAAATAAACGAAGGCAGTCTGGCTAGACATCAAAATATCAAGATTTGCAGTGATGCAACGAGCTGTTTACAAGTTAAAGTGAGCGTTAAAACAATGTTTCAATAAAGTAAGAGATGTTAAAGCATACGCGTGGGATAGATTTTTCTGCTAAGTCAAGAGGaaacagtattaaaaattatattgtCTAGTGTTTGCAGTCTCACATGGCAACCTGTCTAATATAGAAGGCTTCTACGTTTGCCTCTGCAGGAAGGAAGTCTCACAGCTGCTTTCACTCTCTGAGCCTGCACATTTCACGAATCATAAACTGATTCCTTATTGCTACCTTCCTGTGGTAGTGATGAAAACAAGCCACATCTTTTCACATCTGGAAGACAAACAGTAGTTTAGCCATCATAATTTTGGCTCCTCTCTAATCCCGAGTATTAAAATCAATCACAGAGCTACAGTATTTGATGAGCAAGACTAACAGAGTTTTTCGGGACCTTACACAAGTGAAGATGTTCCAGGTGTCTGGGGAattacagaacaaatattatatttGACTTGCTTGCTTATGGTTTTTTTGAGATAGTTGTTCCAAAATGTTATCtgtgaaatgtctttttccttcaaagGTATCTTACAGAGCCCAGCGGGGAATCACGTCCAACCCTGTCATCAAGATGGTGGCCACCTGGGtctttgccttcctcctctaCTGCCCGGCCATCCTCTTTTGGGAGCACGTGGCCGGACGCAGCGTGGTAGCGGCGGATCAGTGCTACGCCGAGTTCTACGACAACTGGTACTTCCTCCTGTGCGCGTCCACCCTGGAGTTCTTTGTGCCGCTGCTCTCGGTGACCTACTTCAACGTGCGCATCTTCCACAGCATCCAGAGGCGGCAGCGGCACGGCAGCACCCAGGACTGCGAGCCTGCGAGGAGGGGCAGCCTGTCCTGGGGATTTTGCCTCTTGCCAAGGCCAGGAGCATCTTCTTCTCCATCGGAAGCAGAGGACAGTGTTTCATCCTTAACGAAGTCATGGAGACCAGCACTGACGGCTAACTGTCCATCTCCAACACAAACCAGTTCCACGGCTCTCAAAAGggaattttctgcttctttccattCAAGGACCGGGTCAAAACTGCAGCAGGACAAGAAAATAGCGAAATCGCTCGCCATAATTGTGTGTGTCTTTGCCATTTGCTGGGCCCCATACACTTTACTAATGATTATTCGTGGGGCCTGCCAAGGAACCTGTGTCCATAAATCCCTGTATGAAATAACCTTTTGGCTTTTGTGGCTCAATTCCTCTTTAAACCCATTTCTTTACCCTCTCTGTCATATGAGGTTTCGCATGGCtttcatgaaaatattatgTCCCAAAAAGTTTGCAACATTGAGATCACGTAACACACCTTCTATTTAGAGTTAAAATGAATGACTTACAGATAAGATTCCTTTCTTATTTAGTACTATTTTTTCATATGTATCTTCaacagaaatagagaaaaacattttgtttactAGTGGCATTGGTTAAGAGTGCAGCAGAGGTATGTATTTGCCCTGAGTTTGCTAGTTTTCAGGAGTTTGTTTTTGCTGGTATGATGCCAGGTTAAACATCATCTAGTGCGTAGAAAAGAATAACAAGTTTTGCTGAATGTCTTTTTGGTTTgccttgtgttttatttttttggttggttggtttgtttggtggtgtgtgttttttgttttgcttttttttttttcgataTAGAGATGGTACTATGAAGGAACTTTTCTATACATATGTCCATAGAGGCTATTTGGAGGGAGATACCTGTT encodes:
- the LOC135985649 gene encoding histamine H3 receptor-like codes for the protein MQLSSQTELTWIRNMHNSTAEAPHATGTCNETLSTPAPSSEFSLGMLVLLAFLMVLLALVTTLGNILVIFAFIMDRNLRHRSNYFFLNLAISDFAVGAFCIPLYIPYALTGTWHLGRGLCKLWLVMDYLLCTASVFSIVLISYDRFLSVTKAVSYRAQRGITSNPVIKMVATWVFAFLLYCPAILFWEHVAGRSVVAADQCYAEFYDNWYFLLCASTLEFFVPLLSVTYFNVRIFHSIQRRQRHGSTQDCEPARRGSLSWGFCLLPRPGASSSPSEAEDSVSSLTKSWRPALTANCPSPTQTSSTALKREFSASFHSRTGSKLQQDKKIAKSLAIIVCVFAICWAPYTLLMIIRGACQGTCVHKSLYEITFWLLWLNSSLNPFLYPLCHMRFRMAFMKILCPKKFATLRSRNTPSI